In ANME-2 cluster archaeon, the following proteins share a genomic window:
- a CDS encoding transcription factor S has product MEFCPKCKSMMMPAGGMMKCRKCGFEKEKTKKIIEKKEFKEREVTVLEGDEAAGLPTTKVKCEECGNKTAYWWLRQLRSADESETRFFRCTKCGRTWREYD; this is encoded by the coding sequence ATGGAATTTTGCCCTAAATGTAAAAGTATGATGATGCCCGCAGGCGGCATGATGAAATGCCGGAAATGTGGTTTTGAGAAAGAGAAGACCAAAAAGATCATTGAAAAAAAGGAATTCAAGGAGAGAGAGGTCACGGTCCTCGAGGGTGATGAGGCGGCAGGACTTCCCACTACGAAGGTCAAATGTGAGGAATGCGGTAACAAAACTGCTTACTGGTGGCTAAGACAGCTAAGGTCGGCAGATGAGAGTGAAACCAGGTTCTTCAGGTGCACCAAATGTGGACGGACCTGGAGAGAGTACGATTAA